Proteins encoded together in one Kitasatospora albolonga window:
- a CDS encoding WhiB family transcriptional regulator, with the protein MENWRTHAACREEDPDLFFPIGTSGPAVVQAEEAKAVCRTCPVQAQCLEWALENGQDSGVWGGLAEDERRALKRRSRRRARNTAS; encoded by the coding sequence ATGGAGAACTGGCGTACGCACGCGGCCTGCCGCGAGGAGGACCCGGACCTGTTCTTCCCCATCGGGACCTCCGGCCCCGCCGTCGTCCAGGCCGAGGAGGCCAAGGCGGTCTGCCGGACCTGTCCCGTCCAGGCCCAGTGCCTGGAATGGGCCCTGGAGAACGGCCAGGACTCCGGCGTCTGGGGCGGTCTCGCCGAGGACGAACGACGCGCGCTGAAGCGCCGCAGCCGCAGGCGGGCCAGGAACACCGCGAGCTGA
- a CDS encoding serine/threonine protein phosphatase, with amino-acid sequence MVRQRRAQWIPVGVVMLAVVIDLVTPTDITSAPLLATAPVAAAPLLTPPGIIAIGALSMVVQVVLARVDHTFGWHGGVANQLTLVAVTVLAVLINRTLTGQSARTRRARQVAAVAQAAVLPRPPSRLGDLRIAARYVPAEDEAMIGGDLYVVQETPHGVRVMVGDVRGKGLGAVGAVCADLGAFRYAADEAEDLPGLVNALERALLREGGRSGDQERDEGFTTALIAEFAVGLDAVRIVNRGHPPPLLLDAEGTATALEPSREAPPLGMAALGTWSFPVDTFPFPPGSTLLCYTDGVTEARDEAGVFYDAEVRLPRLLRPRSLVGDPPTPGQILQLLIDDVGRHTGGRIQDDQALLALHRPAPETGPVPRRPGV; translated from the coding sequence GTGGTGCGGCAGCGGAGGGCCCAGTGGATTCCGGTCGGGGTCGTCATGCTGGCCGTCGTGATCGACCTGGTGACCCCGACCGACATCACGTCCGCACCCCTGCTCGCGACGGCGCCCGTCGCCGCCGCCCCCCTGCTGACCCCGCCGGGCATCATCGCGATCGGTGCCCTCTCGATGGTCGTCCAGGTGGTCCTCGCCCGGGTCGACCACACCTTCGGCTGGCACGGGGGCGTGGCCAACCAGCTCACCCTGGTGGCCGTGACCGTGCTCGCCGTCCTCATCAACCGCACCCTCACGGGCCAGAGCGCCCGGACCCGGCGCGCCCGCCAGGTCGCCGCCGTGGCCCAGGCCGCCGTACTGCCCCGGCCCCCGTCGCGGCTGGGCGACCTCCGGATCGCGGCGCGTTACGTCCCCGCCGAGGACGAGGCCATGATCGGCGGCGACCTCTACGTGGTGCAGGAGACCCCGCACGGGGTGCGCGTGATGGTCGGCGACGTCCGGGGCAAGGGCCTCGGCGCCGTGGGCGCGGTCTGCGCGGACCTGGGGGCCTTCCGGTACGCGGCGGACGAGGCGGAGGACCTGCCCGGACTGGTGAACGCGCTGGAGAGGGCCCTGCTGCGGGAGGGCGGCCGAAGCGGCGACCAGGAGCGGGACGAGGGGTTCACCACGGCGCTGATCGCGGAGTTCGCCGTCGGCCTCGACGCCGTACGGATCGTCAACCGGGGCCATCCGCCCCCGCTGCTGCTGGACGCCGAGGGCACGGCCACCGCCCTCGAACCGTCCCGGGAGGCGCCCCCGCTCGGCATGGCGGCGCTGGGCACCTGGTCGTTCCCGGTCGACACGTTCCCCTTCCCGCCCGGCTCCACGCTCCTGTGCTACACGGACGGGGTCACCGAGGCCCGCGACGAGGCCGGGGTCTTCTACGACGCGGAGGTACGCCTGCCCCGCCTCCTGCGCCCCCGCTCACTCGTCGGCGACCCGCCGACCCCCGGGCAGATCCTCCAGCTGCTGATCGACGACGTCGGACGCCACACGGGCGGCCGTATCCAGGACGACCAGGCCCTCCTCGCCCTGCACCGCCCCGCCCCGGAAACCGGCCCGGTTCCCCGGCGCCCGGGTGTTTGA
- a CDS encoding transcriptional regulator, whose product MRPRSGPTVQHRVLAARLRILREQAGISLKAAADALGAHPATVRRIERAETGLDARQVTGLLRRYGVPPAVAEPILAGLGAANLPGWWHHWRDVMEGWQQDVIGVESSASLVRTWHPALVPELLRTPAYAAALYRMRYPDDSPVRRERRVELLRERRRRLGERGTALWALLPAVALHTRVGDPQTMAEQRRALAAAMERQHITVQVVPLDHPPHAMTAMPPLHLLRVPAPEIGDQAVLETPGVRVDLVDDPDAVMAYRIRLDAACAAAPPPGTPLPL is encoded by the coding sequence ATGCGCCCCCGCTCCGGTCCCACGGTGCAGCACCGCGTCCTGGCGGCCCGGCTGCGGATACTGCGGGAACAGGCGGGCATCTCCCTCAAGGCCGCCGCCGACGCCCTGGGTGCGCACCCCGCGACCGTACGCCGCATCGAACGGGCCGAGACCGGGCTCGACGCCCGGCAGGTCACCGGGCTGCTGCGCCGCTACGGGGTCCCGCCCGCCGTCGCCGAACCGATCCTGGCCGGGCTCGGAGCCGCGAACCTGCCCGGCTGGTGGCACCACTGGCGGGACGTCATGGAGGGCTGGCAGCAGGACGTCATCGGGGTCGAGTCCTCGGCCAGCCTGGTCCGCACCTGGCACCCCGCCCTCGTGCCCGAGCTGCTGCGCACCCCCGCCTACGCCGCCGCCCTCTACCGGATGCGCTACCCCGACGACAGCCCCGTCCGCCGGGAGCGCCGTGTGGAGCTGCTGCGGGAGCGGCGGCGCAGGCTCGGCGAGCGCGGTACGGCCCTGTGGGCTCTGCTCCCGGCCGTCGCCCTGCACACCCGGGTGGGCGACCCGCAGACCATGGCGGAGCAGCGGCGGGCGCTGGCCGCGGCGATGGAGCGGCAGCACATCACCGTCCAGGTGGTGCCGCTGGACCACCCGCCGCACGCCATGACCGCCATGCCGCCCCTGCACCTGCTGCGGGTCCCCGCCCCCGAGATCGGGGACCAGGCGGTGCTGGAGACCCCCGGCGTACGCGTCGACCTCGTCGACGACCCGGACGCCGTGATGGCCTACCGCATCCGGCTCGACGCGGCGTGCGCCGCCGCCCCGCCCCCCGGCACCCCGCTGCCGCTCTGA
- a CDS encoding ATP-binding protein, with translation MPGGVPEARHRVQEAMRAWGEPAERIEAAALIVTELVTNAVQHTSTRRIRCRLLRSADGVRICVWNRGRARIPAPATPAGRPVEAAPAADGPDGDDSLDCLAEDGRGLLLVDALAARWGTRAALAGCLVWADI, from the coding sequence TTGCCAGGGGGCGTTCCCGAGGCCCGTCACCGGGTGCAGGAGGCGATGCGCGCGTGGGGAGAACCCGCGGAACGCATCGAGGCGGCGGCCCTGATAGTGACCGAGCTGGTCACCAACGCCGTGCAGCACACCAGTACCCGCCGCATCCGCTGTCGGCTCCTCCGCTCGGCGGACGGGGTCCGGATCTGCGTGTGGAACCGCGGCCGGGCCCGTATCCCGGCCCCGGCCACCCCGGCGGGGCGGCCCGTGGAGGCGGCTCCGGCGGCGGACGGTCCCGACGGTGACGATTCGCTCGACTGCCTGGCCGAGGACGGCAGGGGCCTGCTGCTCGTGGATGCCCTGGCGGCCCGCTGGGGCACGCGCGCCGCGCTGGCCGGGTGTCTCGTCTGGGCCGACATCTGA
- a CDS encoding ribonuclease HI gives MNESIIAACDGASKGNPGPAAWAWVVADAQGNPRRWEAGPLGTATNNVAELTALAELLESTDPAASVEVRMDSQYAMNAVTKWLPGWKRNGWKTSAGKPVANRELVTRIDALLTDRPVTFRYVPAHQVDGDPLNALADQAASEVAVTQRAAGTAHGATALPVPAPARSTKGRTETGEAKGKGASGASRTGRSNGTIKARFAGRCHCGRPYAAKEPIAKNPNGWGHPECRTVPA, from the coding sequence ATGAACGAGAGCATCATCGCCGCCTGTGACGGGGCGTCCAAGGGAAATCCCGGACCGGCCGCCTGGGCCTGGGTCGTCGCCGACGCGCAGGGGAACCCGCGGCGCTGGGAGGCGGGCCCGCTGGGCACCGCGACGAACAACGTCGCCGAGCTCACCGCGCTCGCCGAGCTCCTGGAGTCCACGGACCCGGCGGCGAGCGTCGAGGTGCGGATGGACTCGCAGTACGCCATGAACGCCGTGACCAAGTGGCTGCCGGGGTGGAAGCGCAACGGTTGGAAGACCTCGGCGGGCAAGCCGGTCGCCAACCGCGAGCTGGTCACCCGCATCGACGCCCTGCTCACCGACCGTCCGGTGACGTTCCGCTACGTTCCCGCCCACCAGGTGGACGGCGACCCGCTCAACGCCCTCGCCGACCAGGCCGCCAGCGAGGTGGCGGTGACGCAGCGGGCGGCGGGTACGGCGCACGGAGCCACGGCCCTGCCCGTACCCGCCCCGGCGCGCTCCACGAAGGGGCGTACGGAGACGGGCGAGGCGAAGGGGAAGGGTGCGTCGGGCGCGTCCCGTACCGGGAGGTCCAACGGCACGATCAAGGCGCGGTTCGCCGGGCGGTGCCACTGCGGAAGGCCGTACGCGGCCAAGGAGCCGATCGCGAAGAACCCGAACGGCTGGGGTCACCCGGAGTGCCGTACGGTTCCCGCCTGA
- a CDS encoding ABC transporter, with amino-acid sequence MDMEVTAWTSLHSAMNAEQDRRPFSRAALRRILVFARPHKSRIYRFLLLSVVTALLAVATPVLAGRVVDAIVRGADPGTVTRLALLIALIAVAEAGLGLLTRWLSANLGEGLILDLRTAVFDHVQRMPVAFFTRTRTGALVSRLNNDVIGAQRAFSNTLSGVVSNLVTLLLTLAVMLTISWQITALALVLLPVFVVPARRMGARMAGMEREAASHNASMGNQMTERFSAPGATLVKLFGRPARESAEFAERARRVRDIGVRSAMAQSAFITALTLVSALALALVYGLGGYYALRGTLDAGAVVALALLLTRLYAPLTALAGARVEVMSALVSFERVFEVLDLKPLIAQKPDAREVPEGQVSVEFEKVSFGYPSAEKVSLASLEEVATLDNRGGTPVLHEVSFRAEPGQMIALVGSSGAGKSTIAQLLPRLYDADAGSVRLNGVDVRDLSADSLRDTLGMVTQDGHLFHESVRANLLLARPDASEDDIWDALRRSRLEGLIASLPEGLDTVVGERGYRLSGGERQRLTIARLLLARQRVVILDEATAHLDSTSEAAVQEALAEALEGRTAVVIAHRLSTVRAADQILVVEAGRIVERGTHTELLAAGGRYEELYRTQFERPSADEAQPVG; translated from the coding sequence ATGGACATGGAAGTCACCGCATGGACATCGCTGCACAGCGCGATGAACGCCGAACAGGACCGACGCCCCTTCTCCCGGGCGGCGCTACGCCGCATCCTGGTCTTCGCCCGGCCCCATAAATCCCGTATCTACCGATTCCTCCTGCTCAGTGTGGTGACCGCGCTGCTCGCGGTGGCCACCCCGGTCCTCGCCGGGCGCGTGGTCGACGCCATCGTGCGGGGCGCGGACCCCGGTACGGTCACCCGGCTCGCCCTGCTGATCGCGCTGATCGCGGTCGCCGAGGCCGGGCTCGGGCTGCTCACCCGGTGGCTGTCGGCCAACCTCGGCGAGGGGCTGATCCTCGACCTGCGCACGGCGGTCTTCGACCATGTGCAGCGGATGCCGGTGGCCTTCTTCACCCGCACCCGGACCGGCGCCCTGGTCAGCCGGCTCAACAACGACGTGATCGGCGCCCAGCGCGCGTTCAGCAACACGCTCTCCGGAGTGGTCTCCAACCTGGTCACCCTGCTGCTGACGCTCGCCGTGATGCTCACGATCTCCTGGCAGATCACCGCGCTCGCGCTCGTCCTGCTGCCCGTCTTCGTCGTCCCCGCCCGCCGTATGGGGGCCAGGATGGCCGGGATGGAGCGCGAGGCGGCCAGCCACAACGCCTCCATGGGCAACCAGATGACCGAGCGGTTCTCCGCCCCCGGCGCCACCCTCGTCAAACTGTTCGGGCGCCCGGCGCGGGAGTCCGCCGAGTTCGCCGAGCGGGCCCGCCGGGTGCGGGACATCGGGGTGCGCTCCGCCATGGCGCAGTCCGCGTTCATCACCGCCCTCACCCTGGTCTCCGCCCTCGCGCTCGCCCTGGTCTACGGGCTCGGCGGCTACTACGCACTGCGCGGCACCCTGGACGCGGGCGCCGTGGTGGCCCTCGCCCTGCTGCTGACCCGGCTGTACGCCCCGCTGACCGCGCTGGCCGGGGCCCGGGTCGAGGTGATGAGCGCGCTGGTCAGCTTCGAGCGGGTCTTCGAGGTGCTGGACCTGAAGCCGCTGATCGCCCAGAAGCCGGACGCCCGCGAGGTGCCGGAGGGCCAGGTCTCGGTGGAGTTCGAGAAGGTCTCCTTCGGCTACCCCTCGGCGGAGAAGGTCTCCCTCGCCTCGCTGGAGGAGGTCGCGACGCTGGACAACCGGGGCGGCACCCCGGTCCTGCACGAAGTGTCCTTCCGCGCCGAACCCGGGCAGATGATCGCCCTGGTGGGTTCGTCGGGCGCGGGCAAGTCGACGATCGCCCAGCTGCTGCCGAGGCTGTACGACGCGGACGCCGGTTCCGTACGGCTGAACGGTGTCGACGTACGGGATCTGAGCGCCGACTCCCTCCGCGACACGCTGGGGATGGTCACCCAGGACGGGCACCTCTTCCACGAGTCCGTACGGGCCAATCTGCTGCTCGCCCGGCCGGACGCCTCCGAGGACGACATCTGGGACGCCCTGCGCCGCTCCCGGCTGGAGGGGCTGATCGCCTCGCTGCCCGAGGGGCTGGACACGGTGGTGGGCGAGCGCGGGTACCGGCTCTCCGGCGGTGAGCGCCAGCGGCTCACCATCGCCCGGCTGCTGCTGGCCCGTCAGCGGGTCGTCATCCTGGACGAGGCGACCGCGCACCTGGACTCCACCTCCGAGGCCGCCGTCCAGGAGGCGCTGGCCGAGGCGCTGGAGGGGCGGACCGCCGTGGTGATCGCCCACCGGCTCTCCACCGTGCGGGCGGCCGACCAGATCCTGGTGGTGGAGGCGGGCCGGATCGTCGAGCGCGGCACCCACACCGAACTGCTCGCGGCGGGCGGGCGGTACGAGGAGCTGTACCGCACCCAGTTCGAGCGGCCGTCGGCGGACGAGGCCCAGCCGGTCGGCTGA
- a CDS encoding SAM-dependent methyltransferase → MSDDPGERAGLPAATVFDALGAEYERAFAGSAAHHASLDLLLERLGPGSRVLDVGSGTGVPTARRLAGARHRVVGVDVSPVMTALAARQVPDAEFRLGDVRELPWEDGEFDAVCVYFSLLQMSRGEQAELLGRLARAVRPGGLLAVATVPVDVAEASAVFMGQPVVVSSFGEEEFTALVAGAGFAVEERRSVLFTPDHPAGAPEPHLFLHGRRV, encoded by the coding sequence ATGAGTGACGACCCCGGAGAGCGGGCGGGGCTCCCCGCCGCGACGGTGTTCGACGCGCTGGGGGCCGAGTACGAGCGGGCGTTCGCCGGTTCGGCGGCCCACCACGCCTCGCTGGACCTGCTGCTGGAGCGGCTCGGACCGGGCAGCCGGGTGCTGGACGTGGGCAGCGGGACCGGCGTACCGACGGCGCGGCGGCTGGCCGGGGCGAGGCACCGGGTGGTGGGCGTCGATGTCTCCCCGGTGATGACCGCCCTGGCGGCCCGGCAGGTGCCGGACGCCGAGTTCCGCCTCGGGGACGTGCGTGAGCTGCCGTGGGAGGACGGGGAGTTCGACGCCGTCTGCGTCTACTTCTCGCTGCTCCAGATGTCCCGCGGCGAGCAGGCGGAGCTGCTGGGGCGGCTGGCCCGGGCGGTGCGGCCCGGCGGCCTGCTGGCCGTGGCCACCGTGCCGGTGGACGTGGCGGAGGCGAGCGCGGTGTTCATGGGGCAGCCGGTCGTGGTGTCGAGCTTCGGCGAGGAGGAGTTCACCGCCCTGGTGGCCGGGGCGGGGTTCGCGGTGGAGGAGCGGCGGAGCGTGCTGTTCACCCCGGACCACCCAGCGGGCGCACCAGAGCCGCATCTCTTCCTGCACGGCCGCCGCGTCTGA
- a CDS encoding sulfate transporter, translating to MISVKELKNPHVVRRDLMASLVVFLVALPLCLGVAVASGVPAELGLVTGIVGGIVVGLLPGSKLQVSGPAAGLTVLVYEAVTEFGLATLGPIVLAAGLLQVVMGVARFGRWFRGISVSVVQGMLAGIGLVIVLGQLYAMADTEQPGTALAKLAGLPSLAVEIATNNEALTAFGLGAGTVAVLLLWPKLPARVRIVPAPLAAVGLATAVAALAGLRPLVADVNGLLHAIELPGAAEFGNLANVAVIGTVLAFALIASAESLFSAAAIDRMHDGPRTDYDKELVAQGVGNTICGALGALPMTAVIVRSAANVQAGATTALSRVAHGVWLLLFAALLPAAIGIIPLASLAGILVHAGCKLVPWKEFGPLWREHRGEAVLLAVTALAIVVTNLFEGVVLGLLLAVVKSAWETSHVQLSTRELTGGRVVVTLTGNATFLRLPRILEQLEKLPQDQPMELDLSGLRHLDHACRVALENWARRHNDAETDPVTIRR from the coding sequence GTGATCTCCGTGAAGGAACTCAAGAACCCCCACGTCGTACGGCGCGACCTGATGGCGTCGCTCGTCGTCTTCCTGGTCGCCCTCCCTCTCTGCCTCGGCGTCGCCGTCGCCTCCGGCGTACCGGCCGAACTCGGCCTGGTCACCGGGATCGTCGGCGGGATCGTCGTCGGTCTGCTGCCGGGCAGCAAGCTCCAGGTCAGCGGGCCCGCCGCCGGGCTCACCGTGCTCGTCTACGAGGCGGTCACCGAATTCGGCCTCGCCACGCTCGGGCCGATCGTCCTGGCCGCCGGACTGCTCCAGGTGGTCATGGGCGTGGCGCGCTTCGGCCGCTGGTTCCGGGGCATCTCCGTCTCCGTGGTGCAGGGCATGCTCGCCGGGATCGGCCTGGTCATCGTGCTGGGCCAGCTGTACGCCATGGCCGACACCGAACAGCCCGGCACCGCCCTCGCCAAGCTGGCCGGACTTCCCTCCCTGGCCGTCGAGATCGCCACGAACAACGAGGCCCTCACCGCCTTCGGCCTGGGCGCCGGGACCGTCGCCGTGCTGCTGCTCTGGCCGAAGCTCCCCGCCCGCGTACGGATCGTCCCCGCGCCCCTCGCCGCGGTCGGCCTGGCCACCGCCGTCGCCGCCCTGGCCGGGCTGCGGCCCCTGGTCGCCGATGTGAACGGCCTGCTGCACGCCATCGAACTGCCGGGGGCGGCCGAATTCGGCAACCTGGCGAACGTGGCCGTCATCGGCACCGTCCTCGCCTTCGCCCTCATCGCCTCGGCCGAGAGCCTGTTCAGCGCGGCGGCCATCGACCGGATGCACGACGGGCCCCGTACGGACTACGACAAGGAGCTCGTCGCGCAGGGCGTGGGCAACACGATCTGCGGGGCGCTCGGCGCGCTGCCCATGACGGCGGTCATCGTCCGCAGCGCGGCCAACGTCCAGGCCGGGGCCACCACCGCGCTCTCCCGGGTCGCCCACGGTGTGTGGCTGCTGCTCTTCGCGGCGCTGCTGCCCGCCGCCATCGGCATCATCCCGCTCGCCTCGCTCGCCGGAATCCTGGTGCACGCCGGATGCAAGCTGGTGCCCTGGAAGGAGTTCGGCCCGCTCTGGCGCGAACACCGCGGGGAGGCCGTGCTGCTGGCGGTCACCGCGCTGGCCATCGTGGTGACCAACCTCTTCGAGGGCGTGGTGCTGGGGCTGCTGCTCGCCGTGGTGAAGTCGGCCTGGGAGACCTCCCACGTACAGCTCTCCACCCGCGAGCTGACCGGCGGCCGGGTCGTGGTGACGCTCACCGGCAACGCGACCTTCCTGCGGCTGCCGCGCATCCTGGAGCAGTTGGAGAAGCTGCCGCAGGACCAGCCCATGGAGCTGGACCTCAGCGGTCTGCGCCACCTCGACCACGCCTGCCGGGTGGCACTGGAGAACTGGGCGCGCCGCCACAACGACGCGGAGACCGACCCGGTGACGATCCGCCGGTAG
- a CDS encoding AraC family transcriptional regulator encodes MAEAALRTVAPTGAEPAPGTPVDDDFIAAGGHPTHVHAFHQFLHVPLGRIVVTALGRDHELSPSVALWIPAGIPHSARFAPDSLVVPENFDPELHRLPYSEVTSVNVSDAQRQLLLSRMRASEPTEEDPAVFAALCSGHRDVLPLPQPTGRSAATVAGELMRNPGDARTASEWAESLYTSSTSLRRAFRAETGLAFSEWRTRVRLNHSLQLLAAGHMVSTVAARVGFVSTNGYILAFRRYFGETPGAYVKRSATRTAA; translated from the coding sequence GTGGCGGAAGCTGCCCTGCGGACCGTGGCCCCGACCGGAGCCGAGCCCGCACCCGGGACCCCGGTCGACGACGACTTCATCGCGGCCGGGGGACACCCGACCCATGTGCACGCCTTCCACCAGTTCCTCCACGTGCCGCTGGGCCGGATCGTCGTCACCGCCCTCGGCCGCGACCACGAGCTCTCCCCGTCGGTCGCGCTCTGGATTCCCGCGGGCATCCCGCACAGCGCCCGCTTCGCCCCCGACTCCCTGGTGGTGCCGGAGAACTTCGACCCCGAGCTGCACCGCCTGCCCTACTCCGAGGTGACCAGCGTCAACGTCTCCGACGCCCAGCGGCAGCTGCTGCTCAGCCGGATGCGCGCGTCGGAGCCGACCGAGGAGGACCCGGCGGTCTTCGCCGCCCTCTGCTCCGGTCACCGTGACGTCCTGCCGCTGCCCCAGCCCACCGGACGGTCCGCCGCGACGGTGGCCGGTGAGCTGATGCGCAACCCGGGGGATGCCCGTACGGCCTCCGAGTGGGCCGAGAGCCTCTACACCAGCTCGACCAGCCTGCGCCGGGCCTTCCGCGCCGAGACCGGGCTCGCCTTCTCCGAATGGCGCACCCGGGTGCGCCTCAACCACTCGCTGCAACTGCTTGCCGCCGGGCACATGGTGAGCACGGTCGCCGCCCGGGTCGGCTTCGTCTCCACCAACGGCTACATCCTCGCCTTCCGCCGCTACTTCGGCGAGACGCCGGGCGCCTATGTGAAGCGCTCGGCGACCCGTACGGCCGCGTAG
- a CDS encoding iron ABC transporter, translating to MYATSPPATSPPPPPLARTSSSRGTALVVTACAVLFLAVVASIALGSRDISPPEVVRILLHPDGTGYNSHVLWTERIPRTLLGLTVGAALGASGLMMQALTMNPLADPGILGVEQGAAMFVVLGILFLDITGVTGYFWLALAGAGITSALVYLIGTRTNAGSSTLGLVLAGVALAAVMSSLITLLVVRDEAVYAHLRFWSVGQLTGRAKVLDEILPFAVAGLLLALPFGRTLNVLSMGEDAARGLGVRVERAQLLGAAVAVLLCAAATAAVGPVAFVGLVAAHCARMLAGADHRWSLPLSMACGAILLIGADIAGRLVLGHGEIQVGVMTAVVGTPFFVWLARRRNLVRV from the coding sequence ATGTACGCCACGTCCCCGCCGGCGACATCACCACCACCGCCGCCCCTGGCGAGGACCTCCTCCTCGCGCGGTACGGCTCTGGTGGTGACCGCCTGCGCCGTCCTCTTCCTCGCGGTCGTCGCGAGCATCGCGCTCGGCTCCCGTGACATCTCCCCGCCGGAGGTGGTGCGCATCCTGCTGCACCCCGACGGCACCGGTTACAACAGCCATGTCCTGTGGACCGAGCGCATCCCGCGCACCCTGCTCGGGCTGACCGTGGGGGCCGCGCTGGGCGCCTCGGGGCTGATGATGCAGGCGCTCACGATGAACCCGCTGGCCGACCCAGGCATCCTGGGCGTCGAGCAGGGCGCGGCGATGTTCGTCGTCCTCGGCATCCTGTTCCTGGACATCACGGGGGTCACCGGCTACTTCTGGCTGGCCCTGGCGGGGGCCGGGATCACCTCGGCGCTGGTCTACCTGATCGGGACCCGGACCAACGCGGGCAGCTCCACCCTCGGGCTGGTGCTGGCCGGGGTGGCGCTCGCCGCCGTGATGTCCTCGCTGATCACCCTGCTGGTCGTACGGGACGAGGCGGTCTACGCGCACCTGCGGTTCTGGTCGGTGGGTCAGCTCACCGGGCGGGCGAAGGTGCTGGACGAGATCCTGCCGTTCGCGGTCGCCGGACTGCTGCTGGCGCTGCCGTTCGGGCGCACCCTGAACGTGCTGAGCATGGGCGAGGACGCGGCGCGCGGCCTCGGGGTGCGGGTCGAGCGGGCCCAACTGCTGGGCGCCGCGGTGGCGGTGCTGCTCTGCGCGGCCGCCACCGCCGCCGTGGGGCCGGTGGCGTTCGTCGGTCTGGTGGCCGCCCACTGCGCCCGGATGCTGGCGGGGGCCGACCACCGCTGGTCGCTGCCGCTGTCGATGGCGTGCGGGGCGATCCTGCTGATCGGCGCGGACATCGCGGGCCGGCTGGTGCTGGGCCACGGCGAGATCCAGGTGGGCGTGATGACGGCGGTGGTCGGCACCCCGTTCTTCGTCTGGCTGGCCCGCCGCCGGAATCTGGTGCGTGTCTGA
- a CDS encoding iron ABC transporter, translating to MELLIRSTAPGSTPGSAPASALRTATLARLLADRRARSRRTALTVAVLTVLLLGLLAASVLLGGVGRVDPADVLPAAFGMRTGLADYMIFRIRMPRALSALLSGALFGLAGALYQRLIRNPLATPDIVGISAGAGAGAATVLLLAPALPFGTPLAAVAGSLVLLGLVYALSLRGGLNTYRLVLVGIGLSGVCTAYTNYLFSLADQHSIAVAMRWLIGSVNGADWTGVSTLAVGLAVCVLCAARLGRPLGSMSLGDDLATGLGTSVPAARVAVLALGAGAAALATSVVGPIGFVSLISGPIAARLVGADRAFGLAPFVGAVLVLGADVLAQNAPLISPVPTGVLTALLGAPYFVWLILRRRPGATS from the coding sequence ATGGAGCTGCTGATACGTTCCACCGCCCCCGGTTCCACGCCCGGTTCGGCGCCCGCCTCCGCGCTCCGTACGGCGACCCTGGCCCGGCTGCTGGCGGACCGGCGGGCCCGGTCGCGGCGTACGGCCCTCACCGTCGCCGTCCTCACCGTGCTGCTGCTCGGGCTGCTCGCCGCCTCGGTGCTGCTCGGCGGGGTGGGGCGGGTCGACCCCGCCGACGTGCTGCCCGCCGCGTTCGGGATGCGTACCGGACTCGCCGACTACATGATCTTCCGCATCCGGATGCCGCGCGCCCTGTCCGCCCTGCTCTCCGGCGCGCTGTTCGGCCTGGCCGGGGCGCTGTACCAGCGGCTGATCCGTAACCCGCTGGCCACCCCGGACATCGTCGGGATCTCGGCGGGGGCGGGGGCCGGTGCCGCGACCGTGCTGCTGCTCGCCCCGGCCCTCCCCTTCGGCACCCCGCTCGCCGCCGTCGCCGGGTCGCTGGTGCTGCTGGGCCTGGTGTACGCGCTGAGTCTGCGCGGCGGGCTGAACACCTACCGGCTGGTGCTGGTGGGGATCGGGCTGAGCGGGGTCTGCACCGCGTACACCAACTACCTGTTCAGCCTGGCCGACCAGCACAGCATCGCCGTCGCGATGCGCTGGCTGATCGGCAGCGTCAACGGGGCCGACTGGACCGGGGTGTCCACCCTCGCCGTCGGGCTCGCCGTCTGCGTGCTCTGTGCCGCGCGGCTCGGCCGCCCGCTGGGCAGCATGTCGCTCGGCGACGACCTGGCCACCGGGCTCGGCACATCGGTGCCCGCCGCCCGGGTCGCCGTCCTCGCCCTGGGCGCGGGGGCGGCGGCGCTCGCCACGAGCGTCGTCGGGCCGATCGGGTTCGTCTCGCTGATCAGCGGGCCGATCGCGGCCCGGCTGGTCGGCGCGGACCGGGCCTTCGGGCTCGCCCCGTTCGTCGGCGCGGTCCTGGTGCTCGGCGCGGACGTCCTCGCCCAGAACGCCCCTCTGATCAGCCCGGTCCCGACCGGGGTCCTCACCGCGCTGCTCGGCGCGCCCTACTTCGTCTGGCTGATCCTTCGGCGCAGACCCGGAGCCACGTCGTGA